In the genome of Quercus robur chromosome 3, dhQueRobu3.1, whole genome shotgun sequence, one region contains:
- the LOC126719481 gene encoding uncharacterized protein LOC126719481 has protein sequence MSFTEGDARGVKQPHNDPLVIVLNIEGFNTKRILVDNGSSADIIYFPAFQQLRLDPKRLRPFDSPLVSFSGDRVYPRGIVTLTVTAGTYPLQLTKQVDFLVVDCPSSYNVIIGRPTLNKWKAATSTYCLKVKFPTNNGVGEVKGDQVLARECYQAVLAGKENHTWTIEEKEEDGMETLETVELVEGNAGKTTKIGTTLSPEMRTRLIKFLKENLDVFAWSHEDMPGISPEVIQHRLNVDPSKKPVQQRRRTFAPERDQEVAEEVTKLLTAGFIREVYYPEWLANVVLVKKANGKWRMYVDFTNLNKACPNDSFPLPRIDQLVDSTAGHKLLTFMDAFSGQQIGRNMEVYVDDMLVKSKEELKHLDDLEETFATLKKHQMKLNPSKCAFGVASGKFLRFMVSQRGIEANPKKVRAIIDMASPKTVKDVQKLTGRIAALNRFVSRATDKCLPFFKTLKQAFAWTDECEAAFQELKQYLSSPPLLSPSKEGENLYLYLAVSASAVSATLIREEGKKQLPVYYISQALQGAESRYPRIEKIAFALIVASRKLRQYFQSNPILVMTDQPIKKSMNQPEAVGRMVQWAIELSQFDIEYHPRTAIKAQALADFIVEFTSPDEDMITDEADKLIIQTDGSSAQKKGGVGVIITTPDGEVLKYGVQLRFPATNNEAEYEGILTGLRLGKALDAKNLLIQSDSKLVIGQIRGEYEAKEERMQKYLKLARQLAQEFDTVEFIQIPRSQNMGADEVSKLASSKEEGTGTNLAMEVQKHPSIEEVATFAIQSTDTWITPIMSFLQDGHLPQNTEEARKIKKRAARFTILNDVLYKRGFSMPYLKCVDEEEAKYILEEVHGGICGDHAGSRSLVNKVVRAGYFWPTMQVDVAEIVRRCDKCRRYGNVQRLPAEKMTTIASPWPFA, from the exons ATGTCCTTCACTGAAGGAGACGCCAGGGGAGTAAAGCAGCCCCACAACGATCCCCTGGTCATAGtgctgaatatagaagggttcaataccaAAAGGATCCTTGTTGATAACGGGAGCTCAGCGGATATCATCTACTTCCCGGCCTTCCAGCAGCTGAGATTAGATCCAAAAAGGCTTCGCCCTTTTGACTCTCCACTCGTtagtttcagtggagacagggtCTACCCCAGGGGTATAGTGACACTGACAGTGACGGCAGGGACCTACCCATTGCAATTAACCAAACAAGTAGACTTCCTGGTGGTAGATTGTCCCtcatcctacaatgtcatcattgggagaCCCACcctcaacaagtggaaggcggcaacGTCAACCTACTGTTTAAAGGTGAAGTTCCCAACAAACAACGGCGTGGGTGAAGTTAAAGGTGATCAAGTCCTGGCAAGGGAATGCTATCAGGCCGTACTGGCAGGAAAGGAAAACCACACGTGGACgattgaagaaaaagaggaagacggGATGGAGACCTTGGAAACAGTGGAATTGGTAGAAGGAAATGCAGGTAAAACGACCAAGATAGGGACGACGCTAAGCCCCGAGATGAGAACAAGACTCATAAAGTTCCTTAAAGAGAATCtagatgtctttgcatggagtcacgaggacatgccaggcataTCTCCAGAAGTTATCCAACATAGGCTGAATGTGGATCCCAGCAAGAAGCCCGTTCAGCAACGACGAAGAACCTTCGCCCCAGAGCGAGATCAGGAAGTTGCAGAGGAAGTAACCAAACTCTTGACGGCTGGATTCATCCGAGAAGTATATTATCCTGAATGGCTTGCCAACGTTGTCCTggtaaagaaagcaaacggaaagtggagaatgtatGTAGACTTCACCAATCTGAACAAAGCATGCCCAAATgacagcttccctctaccaaggATAGACCAACTCGTGGACTCCACCGCTGGACACAAGTTACTgacgttcatggacgccttctcagg ccaGCAGATTGGCAGGAACATGGAGGTGTACgtggacgatatgctcgtcaagagcaaggAAGAGCTCAAACATCTGGACGACTTAGAGGAAACTTTTGCAACCCTCAAAAAACAccagatgaagttgaatccaaGCAAGTGTGCCTTTGGGGTAGCTTCGGGGAAGTTCTTgagattcatggtgtcccaaagaggaatagaagcgAATCCAAAGAAAGTACGAGCTATCATTGACATGGCCTCACCCAAAACCGTCAAGGATGTTCAAAAACTCACAGGAAGAATAGCAGCtttaaacaggttcgtctctaggGCCACAGACAAATGTCTGCCCTTTTTTAAGACACTAAAGCAGGCTTTTGCTTGGACCGACGAGTGCGAAGCGGCGTTCCAAGAGCTGAAGCAATACCTGAGCAGTCCTCCTCTCCTAAGCCCGTCCAAAGAAGGAGAAAACCTATACCTATACCTGGCGGTGTCAGCCTCGGCAGTAAGTGCAACTTTGATTAGAGAAGAGGGCAAGAAGCAACTCCCGGTTTACTACATCAGCCAAGCTCTCCAAGGGGCTGAATCCAGATACCCAAGGATCGAAAAGATTGCGTTTGCACTGATAGTGGCCTCGCGCAAGCTCAGGCAATATTTCCAGTCAAATCCTATTCTCGTAATGACGGACCAACCAATCAAGAAGTCAATGAACCAGCCAGAAGCAGTAGGGAGAATGGTCCAGTGGGCAATTGAACTTAGtcaatttgacatcgagtaccatccCAGAACAGCGATCAAGGCACAAGCTCTGGCGGACTTCATCGTCGAATTCACGTCCCCTGACGAAGACATGATTACAGACGAAGCAGATAAACTAATAATACAGActgatggttcgtcagcccaaaAGAAGGGGGGAGTGGGGGTCATCATAACCACCCCAGACGGAGAAGTGCTGAAATATGGGGTCCAACTAAGGTTCCCAGCCACCAACAACGAAGCTGAATACGAAGGAATACTGACGGGACTGAGGCTTGGGAAAGCACTTGATGCCAAGAATTTGTTGATCCAAAGTGATTCAAAGCTAGTGATTGGACAGATCAGGGGAGAATACGaggcaaaagaagaaagaatgcagaaatacctcaagTTGGCAAGACAGCTAGCTCAGGAATTCGATACAGTGGAGTTCATACAAATCCCAAGAAGTCAGAATATGGGGGCTGACGAAGTCTCAAAGCTAGCGTCATCAAAGGAAGAAGGGACTGGCACGAACCTGGCGATGGAAGTCCAAAAACACCCTAGTATCGAGGAAGTTGCAACCTTCGCCATCCAGAGCACTGATACTTGGATAACGCCCATAATGTCCTTCCTCCAGGACGGGCACCTACCTCAAAACACCGAAGAAGCCAGAAAGATCAAGAAGAGGGCAGCCAGATTCACGATCCTGAATGACGtcttgtacaagagaggcttctctatgcccTACTTGAAGTGTGTCGACGAGGAAGAGGCCAAATACATCTTGGAGGAGGTACACGGAGGAATTTGCGGCGATCATGCCGGCTCCAGATCCCTAGTAAACAAAGTGGTAAGGGCAGGATatttttggccaaccatgcaggtaGACGTTGCTGAGATCGTCAGGAGGTGCGACAAATGCCGACGATACGGGAATGTGCAGCGGCTTCCAGCAGAGAAAATGACGACCATAGCTTCCCCATGGCCATTTGCATAA
- the LOC126719482 gene encoding uncharacterized protein LOC126719482, whose protein sequence is MESNSDSTALAQQVQALAATIEELTKQNQEMKLRLQQVQQAQQEENRSKGNMEEEGDSQRRETPRRPATPDEQNSDLLREMRKEMDELRSAIKEKTDRSVDKMIRVTDSPFTAVVLECPVPSKFRLPQLEPFDGLKDPQDHLNTFKTTLGLQQPPDEILCRSFPTTLKGAAREWFTKLPNSSIDNFDQLSSAFLRHFIGGQRPRRPVDYLLTIRQGEKETLRSYVKRFTRETLEVDEVDDKVQLTTFKAGLRSRDLVASLAKNPPKTMAEMLLKAQKYMNVEDALVAIKDTERPGDKVKREDDRRGQKRDRPERRNNDGNRRNDDKNPRTVKFTPLVMPVDKIFTQIKDEHYLKWPRPLHSSPNLRDKSKYCRFHRDHGHNTEECRDLKEQIEELIRKGKLQNYVKKGEYSKFRDDNRT, encoded by the coding sequence ATGGAATCCAACTCAGACTCAACagccttggcccagcaagtCCAGGCCCTCgcagccaccattgaagaactcaccaaacagaaccaggaaatgaagTTGCGGCTCCAGCAGGTTCAACAAGCTCAACAGGAAGAGAACCGGTCCAAGGGTAACATGGAGGAAGAAGGGGATAGTCAACGGAGGGAAACCCCCCGAAGACCAGCAACTCCGGACGAACAGAACTCAGATCTTCTtcgagaaatgaggaaagagatggatgAACTAAGGAGCGCTATCAAAGAGAAGACGGACCGAAGCGTAGACAAAATGATAAGAGTTACGGATTCGCCATTCACTGCTGTGGTACTTGAATGCCCTGTGCCGTCGAAGTTTCGCCTGCCTCAGTTAGAGCCATTCGACGGACTCAAGGACCCCcaggatcatcttaatacctttaagacgactctGGGTCTTCAGcaaccacctgacgagatatTGTGTCGCTCCTTCCCGAcaactctcaaaggagctgcaagagaaTGGTTTACTAAGTTGCCAAACTCGTCCATAGACAATTTCGATCAGCTGAGCAGTGCCTTCCTACGCCACTTCATAGGGGGACAGCGCCCAAGGAGGCCAGTAGATTACTTACTCACCataagacagggagagaaggagacTCTGAGGTCATATGTCAAGCGATTCACCAGGGAAACTCTGGAAGTAGACGAAGTTGATGACAAGGTACAGCTGACGACCTTCAAAGCAGGGTTGAGATCCAGAGACCTCGTGGCCTCTCTTGCAAAGAACCCTCCGAAGACGATGGCGgagatgctcctgaaggcacaAAAGTACATGAACGTGGAAGATGCCCTGGTTGCCATAAAAGATACCGAGAGGCCAGGAGACAAGGTCAAGAGGGAAGATGACCGTAGGGGGCAAAAGCGAGACAGACCAGAACGTCGGAACAATGACGGGAATAGGAGGAATGACGATAAAAATCCTCGGACGGTAAAATTTACTCccttggttatgcctgttgacaagattttcacgcagatcaaggacgagcacTACCTCAAATGGCCCAGGCCATTACACTCATCCCCCAACTTACGTGACAAGAGCAAGTACTGCCGGTTCCATAGAGACCACGGCCACAACACAGAAGAGTGCAGAGACCTGAAGGAGCAAATAGAGGAATTAATACGGAAAGGGAAGTTGCAGAACTATGTAAAGAAAGGGGAATATAGCAAGTTCAGAGACGACAACAGGACCTAG